One Brassica napus cultivar Da-Ae chromosome A1, Da-Ae, whole genome shotgun sequence genomic region harbors:
- the LOC106434743 gene encoding basic leucine zipper 19, whose product MEDGELEVFSSNGSIDSFFDGLLMDSHHQHQQGACTHTHTCNNSTGTEPHAHTCFHVHTKILPEDSDEKVSTDDTAESCGKNGEKRPLGNREAVRKYREKKKAKAASLEDECSRLRGLNQQLVKRLQSQGALESEVSRLKCLLVDLRGRIDGEIGSFPYQKPNIPSFSHLVNPCNVQCEDEVYCLGDGFGVGNNRQEGGGDFDQLQCMTDQNLNGSFNSANVSASNKRKGGHRGPKGA is encoded by the exons ATGGAAGACGGCGAGCTTGAAGTGTTTTCAAGCAACGGTTCGATAGATAGTTTCTTCGATGGGCTTTTAATGGACTCtcatcatcaacatcaacaAGGTGCTTGTACCCACACTCACACGTGTAACAACTCCACGGGAACAGAGCCGCACGCTCACACTTGCTTCCACGTCCACACCAAGATCCTCCCCGAGGACAGCGACGAGAAAGTCTCCACCGATGATACGGCTGAGTCTTGTGGCAAGAACGGTGAAAAGAGACCTTTGGGGAACAGAGAAGCCGTTAGGAAGtacagagagaagaagaaggctaaAGCTGCTTCCTTGGAGGACGAGTGTTCGAGGCTCAGGGGGTTGAATCAGCAGCTTGTGAAGAGGCTGCAGAGTCAGGGTGCGTTGGAAAGTGAAGTCTCGAGGCTTAAGTGTTTGCTTGTGGATTTGAGAGGGAGGATTGATGGGGAGATTGGGTCTTTTCCTTATCAGAAACCGAATATTCCTTCCTTCTCCCACTTGGTGAATCCTTGTAACGTGCAGTGTGAGGATGAGGTTTATTGCCTTGGGGATGGGTTTGGAGTGGGGAATAATAGGCAAGAAGGTGGTGGTGATTTTGACCAGCTTCAATGCATGACTGATCAGAACTTAAACGGTTCATTCAACAGTGCCAATGTATCTGCCTCTAATAAGAGAAAAG GTGGGCATCGTGGACCAAAAGGTGCTTGA
- the LOC106375278 gene encoding protein kinase STUNTED-like isoform X3, whose protein sequence is MAITNDDLANNEEVLKISEEKRKSSRRSVSLPSIDILLDEKPGWPFLKIAQVHRCHTRNVSVVNWVMSLPDRFPHHQQNLNSETSFVKKQLKDILKDDNKWFSYNVLKTATSDFSQENLIGKGGCSEVYRGVLKDGKSIAVKILKSSSKEAITNFVHEIDIISSLSHQNISQLLGVCVQDNDLISVYNLSSKGSLEETLHGKQKEKHVLSWEERFNIAIGLAEALDYIHNQCSKPVIHRDVKTSNVLLSDGLQPQLSDFGLSMWEPTTSYRYSIQGDVVGTFGYLAPEYFMYGKVSDKVDVYAFGVVLLELISGRDPISLENPKGEESLAMWAKPLIETGNENELLDPEIIETYDETEFQRMVLAATNCLTRSATHRPSIKQILRLLRGVDDVEKWSKRINEEENGDCFDDEVYPNTRAELHLSLAMMLEVEDDESVSISPMERSNNILFSSCCSSRELQPCF, encoded by the exons ATGGCCATCACTAACGACGATCT GGCTAACAACGAAGAAGTCTTGAAGATAagtgaagaaaagagaaagagttCAAGAAGATCGGTTTCACTTCCATCCATAGACATATTATTAGACGAGAAACCAGGTTGGCCTTTTCTCAAAATAGCACAAGTTCACCGTTGCCACACACGGAATGTCTCAGTGGTCAACTGGGTCATGAGCTTACCTGACCGGTTTCCACATCATCAGCAGAATCTAAACTCCGAGACAAGCTTTGTAAAGAAACAACTTAAGGACATATTGAAAGACGACAACAAATGGTTTAGCTACAATGTTCTTAAGACAGCAACATCAGATTTCTCTCAAG AAAATCTTATTGGTAAAGGAGGGTGCAGTGAAGTGTACAGAGGTGTTCTCAAAGATGGAAAAAGCATTGCAGTGAAAATCTTGAAATCATCATCTAAAGAAgctataacaaattttgttcaTGAGATCgacataatctcttctttgagtcaCCAAAACATCTCACAGTTACTTGGTGTTTGCGTCCAAGACAATGATCTAATCTCTGTTTACAACCTTTCATCCAAAGGAAGTTTAGAGGAAACTCTTCACG GTAAACAAAAGGAAAAGCATGTATTATCATGGGAGGAGAGGTTCAATATAGCAATCGGCTTAGCGGAAGCGTTAGATTATATTCATAACCAATGTTCTAAGCCAGTGATTCACAGAGATGTCAAGACTTCAAATGTTCTTCTCTCAGATGGGCTCCAACCTCAG CTGTCAGACTTTGGACTGTCGATGTGGGAACCTACGACATCTTATAGATATTCGATACAAGGTGACGTGGTTGGCACGTTTGGATACCTTGCGCCAGAGTATTTCATGTACGGAAAAGTCAGTGACAAAGTCGACGTTTACGCCTTTGGAGTGGTTCTTCTTGAACTTATATCAGGAAGAGATCCCATTTCGCTTGAGAATCCAAAAGGAGAAGAGAGCTTGGCCATGTGG GCAAAGCCGTTGATTGAGACTGGAAATGAAAATGAGCTGTTGGATCCAGAAATAATAGAGACATATGACGAAACTGAGTTTCAGAGAATGGTTCTTGCTGCTACAAATTGTCTCACAAGATCAGCCACACATCGTCCCAGTATTAAACAA ATACTGAGGCTACTAAGAGGTGTAGACGACGTCGAGAAATGGTCCAAACGGAttaacgaagaagaaaacggaGATTGCTTCGATGACGAGGTTTACCCGAATACAAGGGCAGAATTACACTTGAGCCTTGCGATGATGCTTGAGGTTGAAGACGATGAATCTGTATCAATCAGTCCCATGGAGAGAAGTAACAACATCCTTTTCTCTTCTTGTTGTTCATCTAGGGAACTTCAACCTTGCTTTTAG
- the LOC106375278 gene encoding protein kinase STUNTED-like isoform X1, with protein MAITNDDLEYMYNETRANNEEVLKISEEKRKSSRRSVSLPSIDILLDEKPGWPFLKIAQVHRCHTRNVSVVNWVMSLPDRFPHHQQNLNSETSFVKKQLKDILKDDNKWFSYNVLKTATSDFSQENLIGKGGCSEVYRGVLKDGKSIAVKILKSSSKEAITNFVHEIDIISSLSHQNISQLLGVCVQDNDLISVYNLSSKGSLEETLHGKQKEKHVLSWEERFNIAIGLAEALDYIHNQCSKPVIHRDVKTSNVLLSDGLQPQLSDFGLSMWEPTTSYRYSIQGDVVGTFGYLAPEYFMYGKVSDKVDVYAFGVVLLELISGRDPISLENPKGEESLAMWAKPLIETGNENELLDPEIIETYDETEFQRMVLAATNCLTRSATHRPSIKQILRLLRGVDDVEKWSKRINEEENGDCFDDEVYPNTRAELHLSLAMMLEVEDDESVSISPMERSNNILFSSCCSSRELQPCF; from the exons ATGGCCATCACTAACGACGATCT TGAATACATGTATAATGAAACAAGGGCTAACAACGAAGAAGTCTTGAAGATAagtgaagaaaagagaaagagttCAAGAAGATCGGTTTCACTTCCATCCATAGACATATTATTAGACGAGAAACCAGGTTGGCCTTTTCTCAAAATAGCACAAGTTCACCGTTGCCACACACGGAATGTCTCAGTGGTCAACTGGGTCATGAGCTTACCTGACCGGTTTCCACATCATCAGCAGAATCTAAACTCCGAGACAAGCTTTGTAAAGAAACAACTTAAGGACATATTGAAAGACGACAACAAATGGTTTAGCTACAATGTTCTTAAGACAGCAACATCAGATTTCTCTCAAG AAAATCTTATTGGTAAAGGAGGGTGCAGTGAAGTGTACAGAGGTGTTCTCAAAGATGGAAAAAGCATTGCAGTGAAAATCTTGAAATCATCATCTAAAGAAgctataacaaattttgttcaTGAGATCgacataatctcttctttgagtcaCCAAAACATCTCACAGTTACTTGGTGTTTGCGTCCAAGACAATGATCTAATCTCTGTTTACAACCTTTCATCCAAAGGAAGTTTAGAGGAAACTCTTCACG GTAAACAAAAGGAAAAGCATGTATTATCATGGGAGGAGAGGTTCAATATAGCAATCGGCTTAGCGGAAGCGTTAGATTATATTCATAACCAATGTTCTAAGCCAGTGATTCACAGAGATGTCAAGACTTCAAATGTTCTTCTCTCAGATGGGCTCCAACCTCAG CTGTCAGACTTTGGACTGTCGATGTGGGAACCTACGACATCTTATAGATATTCGATACAAGGTGACGTGGTTGGCACGTTTGGATACCTTGCGCCAGAGTATTTCATGTACGGAAAAGTCAGTGACAAAGTCGACGTTTACGCCTTTGGAGTGGTTCTTCTTGAACTTATATCAGGAAGAGATCCCATTTCGCTTGAGAATCCAAAAGGAGAAGAGAGCTTGGCCATGTGG GCAAAGCCGTTGATTGAGACTGGAAATGAAAATGAGCTGTTGGATCCAGAAATAATAGAGACATATGACGAAACTGAGTTTCAGAGAATGGTTCTTGCTGCTACAAATTGTCTCACAAGATCAGCCACACATCGTCCCAGTATTAAACAA ATACTGAGGCTACTAAGAGGTGTAGACGACGTCGAGAAATGGTCCAAACGGAttaacgaagaagaaaacggaGATTGCTTCGATGACGAGGTTTACCCGAATACAAGGGCAGAATTACACTTGAGCCTTGCGATGATGCTTGAGGTTGAAGACGATGAATCTGTATCAATCAGTCCCATGGAGAGAAGTAACAACATCCTTTTCTCTTCTTGTTGTTCATCTAGGGAACTTCAACCTTGCTTTTAG
- the LOC106375278 gene encoding protein kinase STUNTED-like isoform X4 codes for MAITNDDLANNEEVLKISEEKRKSSRRSVSLPSIDILLDEKPGWPFLKIAQVHRCHTRNVSVVNWVMSLPDRFPHHQQNLNSETSFVKKQLKDILKDDNKWFSYNVLKTATSDFSQGGCSEVYRGVLKDGKSIAVKILKSSSKEAITNFVHEIDIISSLSHQNISQLLGVCVQDNDLISVYNLSSKGSLEETLHGKQKEKHVLSWEERFNIAIGLAEALDYIHNQCSKPVIHRDVKTSNVLLSDGLQPQLSDFGLSMWEPTTSYRYSIQGDVVGTFGYLAPEYFMYGKVSDKVDVYAFGVVLLELISGRDPISLENPKGEESLAMWAKPLIETGNENELLDPEIIETYDETEFQRMVLAATNCLTRSATHRPSIKQILRLLRGVDDVEKWSKRINEEENGDCFDDEVYPNTRAELHLSLAMMLEVEDDESVSISPMERSNNILFSSCCSSRELQPCF; via the exons ATGGCCATCACTAACGACGATCT GGCTAACAACGAAGAAGTCTTGAAGATAagtgaagaaaagagaaagagttCAAGAAGATCGGTTTCACTTCCATCCATAGACATATTATTAGACGAGAAACCAGGTTGGCCTTTTCTCAAAATAGCACAAGTTCACCGTTGCCACACACGGAATGTCTCAGTGGTCAACTGGGTCATGAGCTTACCTGACCGGTTTCCACATCATCAGCAGAATCTAAACTCCGAGACAAGCTTTGTAAAGAAACAACTTAAGGACATATTGAAAGACGACAACAAATGGTTTAGCTACAATGTTCTTAAGACAGCAACATCAGATTTCTCTCAAG GAGGGTGCAGTGAAGTGTACAGAGGTGTTCTCAAAGATGGAAAAAGCATTGCAGTGAAAATCTTGAAATCATCATCTAAAGAAgctataacaaattttgttcaTGAGATCgacataatctcttctttgagtcaCCAAAACATCTCACAGTTACTTGGTGTTTGCGTCCAAGACAATGATCTAATCTCTGTTTACAACCTTTCATCCAAAGGAAGTTTAGAGGAAACTCTTCACG GTAAACAAAAGGAAAAGCATGTATTATCATGGGAGGAGAGGTTCAATATAGCAATCGGCTTAGCGGAAGCGTTAGATTATATTCATAACCAATGTTCTAAGCCAGTGATTCACAGAGATGTCAAGACTTCAAATGTTCTTCTCTCAGATGGGCTCCAACCTCAG CTGTCAGACTTTGGACTGTCGATGTGGGAACCTACGACATCTTATAGATATTCGATACAAGGTGACGTGGTTGGCACGTTTGGATACCTTGCGCCAGAGTATTTCATGTACGGAAAAGTCAGTGACAAAGTCGACGTTTACGCCTTTGGAGTGGTTCTTCTTGAACTTATATCAGGAAGAGATCCCATTTCGCTTGAGAATCCAAAAGGAGAAGAGAGCTTGGCCATGTGG GCAAAGCCGTTGATTGAGACTGGAAATGAAAATGAGCTGTTGGATCCAGAAATAATAGAGACATATGACGAAACTGAGTTTCAGAGAATGGTTCTTGCTGCTACAAATTGTCTCACAAGATCAGCCACACATCGTCCCAGTATTAAACAA ATACTGAGGCTACTAAGAGGTGTAGACGACGTCGAGAAATGGTCCAAACGGAttaacgaagaagaaaacggaGATTGCTTCGATGACGAGGTTTACCCGAATACAAGGGCAGAATTACACTTGAGCCTTGCGATGATGCTTGAGGTTGAAGACGATGAATCTGTATCAATCAGTCCCATGGAGAGAAGTAACAACATCCTTTTCTCTTCTTGTTGTTCATCTAGGGAACTTCAACCTTGCTTTTAG
- the LOC106375278 gene encoding protein kinase STUNTED-like isoform X2: MAITNDDLEYMYNETRANNEEVLKISEEKRKSSRRSVSLPSIDILLDEKPGWPFLKIAQVHRCHTRNVSVVNWVMSLPDRFPHHQQNLNSETSFVKKQLKDILKDDNKWFSYNVLKTATSDFSQGGCSEVYRGVLKDGKSIAVKILKSSSKEAITNFVHEIDIISSLSHQNISQLLGVCVQDNDLISVYNLSSKGSLEETLHGKQKEKHVLSWEERFNIAIGLAEALDYIHNQCSKPVIHRDVKTSNVLLSDGLQPQLSDFGLSMWEPTTSYRYSIQGDVVGTFGYLAPEYFMYGKVSDKVDVYAFGVVLLELISGRDPISLENPKGEESLAMWAKPLIETGNENELLDPEIIETYDETEFQRMVLAATNCLTRSATHRPSIKQILRLLRGVDDVEKWSKRINEEENGDCFDDEVYPNTRAELHLSLAMMLEVEDDESVSISPMERSNNILFSSCCSSRELQPCF, translated from the exons ATGGCCATCACTAACGACGATCT TGAATACATGTATAATGAAACAAGGGCTAACAACGAAGAAGTCTTGAAGATAagtgaagaaaagagaaagagttCAAGAAGATCGGTTTCACTTCCATCCATAGACATATTATTAGACGAGAAACCAGGTTGGCCTTTTCTCAAAATAGCACAAGTTCACCGTTGCCACACACGGAATGTCTCAGTGGTCAACTGGGTCATGAGCTTACCTGACCGGTTTCCACATCATCAGCAGAATCTAAACTCCGAGACAAGCTTTGTAAAGAAACAACTTAAGGACATATTGAAAGACGACAACAAATGGTTTAGCTACAATGTTCTTAAGACAGCAACATCAGATTTCTCTCAAG GAGGGTGCAGTGAAGTGTACAGAGGTGTTCTCAAAGATGGAAAAAGCATTGCAGTGAAAATCTTGAAATCATCATCTAAAGAAgctataacaaattttgttcaTGAGATCgacataatctcttctttgagtcaCCAAAACATCTCACAGTTACTTGGTGTTTGCGTCCAAGACAATGATCTAATCTCTGTTTACAACCTTTCATCCAAAGGAAGTTTAGAGGAAACTCTTCACG GTAAACAAAAGGAAAAGCATGTATTATCATGGGAGGAGAGGTTCAATATAGCAATCGGCTTAGCGGAAGCGTTAGATTATATTCATAACCAATGTTCTAAGCCAGTGATTCACAGAGATGTCAAGACTTCAAATGTTCTTCTCTCAGATGGGCTCCAACCTCAG CTGTCAGACTTTGGACTGTCGATGTGGGAACCTACGACATCTTATAGATATTCGATACAAGGTGACGTGGTTGGCACGTTTGGATACCTTGCGCCAGAGTATTTCATGTACGGAAAAGTCAGTGACAAAGTCGACGTTTACGCCTTTGGAGTGGTTCTTCTTGAACTTATATCAGGAAGAGATCCCATTTCGCTTGAGAATCCAAAAGGAGAAGAGAGCTTGGCCATGTGG GCAAAGCCGTTGATTGAGACTGGAAATGAAAATGAGCTGTTGGATCCAGAAATAATAGAGACATATGACGAAACTGAGTTTCAGAGAATGGTTCTTGCTGCTACAAATTGTCTCACAAGATCAGCCACACATCGTCCCAGTATTAAACAA ATACTGAGGCTACTAAGAGGTGTAGACGACGTCGAGAAATGGTCCAAACGGAttaacgaagaagaaaacggaGATTGCTTCGATGACGAGGTTTACCCGAATACAAGGGCAGAATTACACTTGAGCCTTGCGATGATGCTTGAGGTTGAAGACGATGAATCTGTATCAATCAGTCCCATGGAGAGAAGTAACAACATCCTTTTCTCTTCTTGTTGTTCATCTAGGGAACTTCAACCTTGCTTTTAG
- the LOC106434708 gene encoding rac-like GTP-binding protein ARAC3, whose translation MSASRFIKCVTVGDGAVGKTCLLISYTSNTFPTDYVPTVFDNFSANVIVDGNTINLGLWDTAGQEDYNRLRPLSYRGADVFLLAFSLVSKASYENVSKKWVPELRHYAPGVPIILVGTKLDLRDDKQFFVEHPGAVPISTAQGEELKKLIGAPAYIECSAKTQQNVKAVFDAAIKVVLQPPKNKKRKKRKSQKGCSIL comes from the exons atgagtgCTTCGAGGTTTATCAAGTGTGTCACCGTCGGCGACGGCGCTGTCGGAAAGACTTGTCTGCTCATCTCCTACACTAGCAACACTTTCCCCACG GACTATGTGCCAACTGTGTTCGATAATTTCAGCGCCAATGTGATTGTGGATGGGAACACTATCAACTTGGGATTGTGGGATACTGCAG GACAAGAGGACTACAATAGACTAAGACCATTGAGCTATCGCGGCGCAGATGTCTTCTTACTTGCCTTCTCTCTCGTCAGCAAAGCTAGCTATGAAAATGTTTCTAAAAAG TGGGTGCCTGAACTGAGACATTATGCACCTGGTGTTCCCATCATCCTCGTTGGAACCAAGCTTG ATCTTCGAGATGACAAGCAATTCTTTGTTGAGCACCCTGGTGCTGTTCCTATCTCTACTGCTCAG GGTGAAGAACTGAAGAAGCTGATTGGGGCTCCTGCTTATATCGAATGCAGTGCAAAAACACAACAG AATGTAAAAGCGGTGTTTGATGCGGCTATCAAGGTAGTTCTCCAGCCACCCaaaaacaagaagaggaagaagaggaagtctCAGAAAGGTTGTTCTATATTGTGA
- the LOC106434725 gene encoding beta-galactosidase 11 — protein sequence MRKHSLDRWFLTAILVVLLSSSCTFASKKEMKKKTKGKEVTYDGTSLIVDGKRELLFSGSIHYPRSTPEMWPSIIKRAKQGGLNTIQTYVFWNVHEPEQGKFNFSGRADLVKFIKLIQKNGMYVTLRLGPFIQAEWTHGGLPYWLREVPGIFFRTDNKQFKEHTERYVRMILDKMKEEKLFASQGGPIILGQIENEYSAVQRAYKEDGVNYIKWGSKLVNSMNLGIPWVMCKQNDAPDPMINACNGRHCGDTFPGPNKDNKPSMWTENWTTQFRVFGDAPVKRSVEDIAFSVARFFSKNGSHVNYYMYHGGTNFGRTSAHYVTTRYYDDAPLDEYGLEREPKYGHLKHLHNALNLCKKPLLWGQPRTEKPGKDTEIRYYEQPGTKSCAAFLANNNTEAAETIKFRGRDYVIAPRSISILPDCKTVVYNTAQIVSHHTSRNFMKSKQANKKKFDFKVFTESLPKKLEGNSYVPVELYGLTKDKSDYGWYTTSFKVHENHLPKKTGAKTNLRIASLGHALHVWLNGEYLGNGHGSHDEKSFVFQKPVTLKAGENHLVMLGVLTGFPDSGSYLEHRYTGPRSVSILGLSSGTLDLTESSKWGNKVGMEGERLGIQTEKGLKKVKWEKFSGKAPGITWYQTYFDAPESESAAAIRMSGMGKGLIWVNGEGVGRYWMSFLNPLGQSTQIEYHIPRSFLKPKKNLLVIFEEEPNVKPELIDFVIVNRDTVCSYVGENYTPSVGHWIRKQDEVKAITDNVSLTATLKCSGNKKIAAVEFASFGNPIGDCGNFTLGTCNAPVSKQVVEKHCLGKAECVIPVNKSTFQQDKKDSCKNVVKTLAVQVKCARDKKN from the exons ATGAGAAAGCATTCTCTTGATCGATGGTTCTTAACGGCCATTCTTGTGGTTCTCCTCTCGTCTTCTTGTACATTCGCCTCTAAAAAAGAGATGAAAAAGAAGACGAAGGGTAAGGAGGTGACTTATGATGGAACGTCTTTGATCGTCGATGGCAAAAGAGAGCTTCTTTTTTCTGGCTCTATCCACTATCCTCGAAGCACTCCTgaa ATGTGGCCAAGTATCATCAAGAGAGCGAAACAAGGCGGTTTGAACACGATTCAAACCTATGTTTTCTGGAATGTGCATGAGCCTGAACAAGGGAAG TTCAACTTTTCGGGACGAGCTGATTTGGTAAAGTTCATAAAGTTGATTCAAAAGAATGGCATGTATGTTACATTGAGGCTTGGACCGTTTATCCAAGCTGAATGGACTCATGG aggACTTCCTTATTGGCTTAGAGAAGTTCCTGGAATTTTCTTCCGTACAGACAATAAACAATTCAAG GAACATACAGAGAGGTACGTACGGATGATACTCGacaaaatgaaggaggaaaaaTTGTTTGCTTCACAAGGAGGCCCCATTATATTAGGACAG ATAGAGAACGAGTATAGCGCGGTTCAACGCGCATATAAAGAAGACGGAGTAAACTACATTAAATGGGGATCAAAGTTGGTCAACTCAATGAATCTTGGGATCCCATGGGTTATGTGCAAGCAGAATGATGCACCTGATCCTATG ATCAATGCTTGCAATGGAAGACATTGTGGTGATACTTTCCCTGGTCCAAACAAAGATAACAAACCGTCTATGTGGACCGAGAACTGGACTACTCA GTTCCGTGTGTTTGGTGATGCGCCAGTTAAAAGATCAGTAGAAGATATCGCTTTCTCAGTTGCTCGTTTCTTCTCCAAAAATGGAAGTCATGTGAACTACTACATG TACCATGGAGGAACCAACTTCGGAAGAACCTCTGCTCATTATGTAACCACTAGATACTACGATGATGCACCTCTTGATGAATATGGTTTAGAGAGAGAGCCCAAGTATGGTCATCTTAAACATCTTCACAATGCTCTTAACCTCTGCAAGAAACCACTTCTTTGGGGTCAGCCTCGGACCGAGAAGCCTGGAAAAGATACAGAG ATTAGATACTACGAACAGCCTGGAACGAAATCTTGTGCAGCTTTCTTGGCTAACAACAACACCGAAGCTGCAGAAACCATTAAGTTCAGAGGCAGAGACTACGTGATAGCTCCTCGTTCTATTAGTATTCTTCCAGATTGTAAAACTGTTGTTTACAACACTGCACAG ATTGTTTCTCACCACACTTCGAGGAACTTTATGAAGTCTAAACAGGCGAACAAGAAAAAGTTTGATTTCAAAGTGTTCACTGAGTCATTGCCTAAAAAGCTAGAAGGTAACTCTTACGTACCCGTTGAGCTGTACGGTTTGACTAAGGACAAATCAGACTATGGATGGTACACAACAAG CTTCAAGGTCCATGAGAATCACTTACCTAAGAAGACAGGAGCTAAAACTAATTTGAGAATTGCTAGTCTTGGACACGCGTTGCACGTTTGGTTAAATGGAGAATACCTTG GAAATGGACATGGAAGCCATGACGAGAAAAGTTTTGTTTTCCAGAAACCAGTTACACTAAAAGCAGGAGAGAATCACCTTGTTATGCTTGGTGTCCTCACTGGATTTCCA GACAGTGGATCTTACTTGGAGCATAGATACACCGGTCCTCGTAGTGTTTCCATCTTAGGACTGAGTTCTGGAACACTTGATCTCACTGAAAGCAGCAAATGGGGGAACAAG gTCGGTATGGAAGGTGAAAGACTCGGAATCCAAACCGAGAAAGGTTTGAAGAAGGTCAAGTGGGAGAAATTCTCTGGAAAAGCACCAGGAATTACATGGTACCag ACCTACTTCGATGCACCAGAGAGCGAAAGCGCAGCAGCTATTCGCATGAGTGGAATGGGAAAAGGGTTGATTTGGGTGAACGGAGAAGGCGTTGGAAGATATTGGATGTCTTTCTTGAATCCATTAGGTCAATCCACGCAAATAGAGTATCACATCCCTAGATCTTTCTTGAAGCCCAAGAAAAATCTTCTTGTTATATTCGAGGAAGAGCCTAATGTGAAGCCTGAGCTTATAGACTTTGTCATCGTCAACAGAGACACTGTTTGTTCTTACGTTGGAGAAAACTACACTCCAAGTGTTGGACATTGGATTAGGAAGCAAGACGAGGTCAAAGCCATCACAGATAACGTGAGTCTCACGGCTACTCTTAAATGCTCGGGAAATAAGAAGATCGCAGCCGTTGAGTTCGCTAGCTTCGGAAACCCTATTGGTGATTGTGGAAACTTCACACTTGGTACTTGTAATGCTCCTGTTTCAAAGCAAGTCGTTGAGAAg CACTGTTTGGGGAAAGCAGAGTGTGTGATTCCGGTGAACAAAAGCACATTCCAACAAGACAAGAAGGATTCATGCAAGAACGTTGTGAAGACACTTGCCGTGCAAGTCAAGTGTGCTCGTGACAAGAAGAACTGA
- the LOC106381665 gene encoding organelle RRM domain-containing protein 6, chloroplastic-like: MAKSLLIRRVRRSLLKTNLSATTCSFSSSVYSGCWRGPINVGTVVNSARRRHDVGGLLVSGCLSLPDSSSPPSSISGPKTKLYVSGDLMTKGLMYGFAFLRYETEEESLKAIQGMHGKITRSKS, from the exons ATGGCGAAG TCGCTGTTAATCCGTCGTGTTCGGAGATCGCTTCTTAAGACTAACCTCTCAGCCACCACCTGCTCCTTCTCTTCGTCTGTCTATTCTGGTTGCTGGCGTGGACCAATCAATGTCGGAACCGTCGTGAATTCAGCTCGCAGACGCCACGACGTCGGGGGATTATTAGTTTCTGGCTGTCTCTCTTTGCCGGATTCTTCATCTCCACCGTCTTCTATCTCTGGTCCGAAGACGAAACTGTATGTGAGTG GAGACTTGATGACAAAGGGTTTGATGTATGGATTTGCTTTCCTGAGGTATGAGACTGAGGAGGAGTCACTGAAAGCTATTCAAGGGATGCACGGAAAGATAACTCGGTCTAAGTCTTGA
- the LOC106434709 gene encoding transcription factor MYB32 produces MGRSPCCEKDHTNKGAWTKEEDDKLVSYIKSHGEGCWRSLPRSAGLLRCGKSCRLRWINYLRPDLKRGNFTLEEDDLIIKLHSLLGNKWSLIATRLPGRTDNEIKNYWNTHVKRKLLRGGIDPTTHRPINEAKAPRDSPETRETEDSLVKFLSFSRQLEKKESFRDERNDQKGLICKKERVEYSVVEEKCLDLNLELRISPPWQDQQHHDETKLWFGREKYKCTACRFGLGNGKECSCDNVKCQVEDSSSSSSYSSSDISSSVIIGCYDFLGLKLNTSVLDFSTSEMN; encoded by the exons atggggaggTCTCCTTGCTGCGAGAAGGACCACACGAACAAAGGAGCTTGGACTAAAGAAGAAGACGATAAGCTCGTCTCTTACATCAAATCTCACGGCGAAGGCTGTTGGCGCTCTCTTCCAAGATCCGCCGGTCTTCTCCGCTGCGGCAAAAGCTGCCGTCTTCGGTGGATTAACTATCTCCGCCCTGATCTCAAGAGAGGAAACTTCACCCTCGAAGAAGATGATCTCATCATCAAACTCCATAGCCTCCTTGGAAACAA ATGGTCTCTTATAGCGACGAGATTACCTGGAAGAACAGATAACGAGATCAAGAACTACTGGAATACACACGTAAAGAGGAAGCTTTTGAGAGGAGGGATTGATCCCACGACTCATAGGCCTATCAACGAAGCCAAAGCTCCTCGTGATTCGCCTGAGACTAGAGAGACAGAGGACTCGCTTGTGAAGTTTCTATCTTTCAGTCGTCAACTGGAGAAAAAAGAAAGTTTCAGAGACGAGAGAAATGATCAGAAAGGACTGATTTGCAAAAAAGAAAGAGTTGAGTATTCTGTTGTTGAAGAAAAGTGCTTAGATTTGAATCTTGAGCTTAGAATCAGCCCGCCATGGCAAGACCAACAGCACCATGATGAGACCAAACTTTGGTTTGGGAGAGAGAAGTACAAGTGCACTGCATGCCGTTTTGGGTTGGGAAACGGCAAGGAGTGCAGCTGCGATAATGTTAAATGTCAAGTCGAGGACAGTAGTAGTAGCAGCAGCTATTCTTCAAGCGATATTAGTAGTAGTGTTATTATTGGTTGTTATGACTtcttgggtttaaagttaaaCACTAGCGTTTTGGATTTTAGTACTTCGGAAATGAACTGA